The DNA segment GCTGTTGTTCGTCTTGCGGCGGTCCAAGAATTTCACCTCTGTCGCCGCAGTACGAATGCCCCCGTCCGTCTCTATTGACCATTACCTCGGGTCCAAAAGAAAAGACCAGCAAAATCGGACCGAGGTCCTATTCCATCATTCCATGCTGCGATATTCAGGCGTTGGGATACACCTGCTTTGAGCACTCTAATTTGTTCAAAGTAAACGTTGCCGGCCGCCCGAGACACCCGGTGAAGGGCACCCCGAACGATTGACTGGGTGGAGCGAACCGCGTCAACTGAACGCGAGCGATCACCCCCCCCTCGACGGAGCGAaccccgaagaggaagaaaacgAAACGCCACGCGAACCGATACAACGCGACCCACCGGCCACCACTCCGGCGATGTTGTCCGACCGTGAAGAGAGTCGGGCTTTGACACCCGGGCTCCCAGAGCGTGAAACGCAACACCCTTGATTCAGAGCGGCGCCGCCCGGCCGAAGACAGACATCCGACTACGAGCTTTTTAACCGCAACAACTTTAATATACGCTATTGGAGCTGGAGTTACCGCGGCTGCTGGCACCAGACTTGCCCTCCAATGGTTCCTCGTTAAAGGATTTAAAGTGTACTCATTCCAATCACGGGGCCTCGGAAGAGTCCCGTATCGTTATTTTTCGTCACTACCTCCCCGTGCCGGGAGTGGGTAATTTGCGCGCCTGCTGCCTTCCTTGGATGTGGTAGCCGTTTCTCAGGCTCCCTCTCCGGAATCGAACCCCGATTCCCCGTTACCCGTAGCAACCATGGTAGGCGCGTAACCTACCATCGACAGTTGATAAGGCAGACATTTGAAAGATACGTCGCCGGCTCGAAGGCCATGCGATCGGCGTGAAGTTATCCAGAGTCACCAAAATTGGTACGGGTCGCGCGACGGTTGCCCGCCGCTCGCCCCGACTGGTTTTGATCTAATAAAAGCACCTCTTCTGCACCCACCGCGAAGCGGGCGCAGTCGAGGCTCGAGTGCATGTATTAGCTCTAGAATTACCACAGTTATCCAAGTAGGATGGAGTGGATCTAAGGAACCATAACTGATTTATTGAGCCATTCGCGGTTTCGCCGTCTAGCGGCTTGTACTTAGACATGCATGGCTTAATCTTTGAGACAAGCATATGCTACTGGCAGGATCAACCAGGTATTTCGTTTTTGTCGAAATGTAAATGCCTTTCGCCCTTCTCACCCTCCTCTCCGCCGAATTCAGACGTAGCACCCTACACTTCTCATCCGACGAAGGAGAAAGCGAGACGGCGAAAACATTACTTTCGTTTCGTTTCGTTTCAAGACAGGAATATATAATGCTTCGTGCCATTGGCACTTTTCGTACCGCCCCAGATTCGAGATCATCCGTTGCCCCTGGAAATCATCCACGGATATCTCatcattctctctctctctttctctctctctctctcactctctctctctctctctctctctctcggcGTGGATTTTTGGGAAAACTTGTCCATACGCTCGGAGAGTTCGTCGTTCGTCGGTGGTACGAAAGATCATTGTAACACCGCTGGCTGCTGTGCGGGAACTCACTCACAACCTATCCGAACGAACGACTTTATTTCGGCCAAAAGGattgatatatttttttgcaataTATATATTGCAATTTCTTTCTTAGGACACCTCTTCATCATTTATAGCGACGGAGCATCAAGTGCAACCGGCCAAAGATCAACATTCACCGTCTcgaattgtaaatttttctctCCTCCCGAAATCGAAATTTCGAGGGGTGAGCaagactttttcatttttacggTCTAGAGCCCAAAGTGATTCGGATTCATCGACCGGTCTATTTTTTCCACTCGAGTCAGAGCTGCACCACCATCACTCTCTCTCTATCGGCTCTCCGGCTTCATTCACAAACATTTCATAACCCAGCTCGCTTTGCAAGCCCGCACGTCCTTCAGAACGAGAGCGGTAACGTTCAAAAGTGGCCGACCGAAACGACAAAACCCACGCCAGTGTCCCGTAGTCTTATAGGCAGCCAACTTAAGGGCGATACACCAAGCGTTAATACCGTTAACCAGCGCGAATTTGTCGTATAACAGCCATAGACCGGTGGTCATCTCGAGGAGCAACGAGTACGCAATGAATCGTGCAAAACCAAGCGAGTGCACCACTGCCCCCGCACTTCATGCTTCTACCGTTTGGGAAATTGAGAACGCGCGTCCGTCGGTGCCACAAAGTCTCCTGGTAAGACGCGCGCAAACAACCCGGTCGGAAAAATAGCGAAGAGTGCCGCGAGACAAACCCGAGCGTAAATACACCTTACCGCACCGAGCGATGGGCGCTTGTGCGATGAACGACTCCAGCCAACGAAGGCCTTCGCGAACGATCACTATAGCTCCCACCGAGACTCGTTTGTTGAGTGCGGCCATACTCGGGAACGAGAAACGGGTGGCTGAAAGCCATTAAAGCCCGCTAACTCATTATCAGTCTTGCCTAGCATTTCTGAACCCTCACAGAATTGTCTCTCGTCCTTCCGCACGCATGCGTGCCGCTTTTGCTTCTCACATGTTACTCTCGCGTCAAATCGGAAAAAGCCACCACATCAGGAACGAGAGCTTTAACGTACAAAAGTGGCCGACCGAAACGACAAAACCCGCGCCAATGTCCCGTAGTCTTATAGGCAGCCAACTTAAGGGCGATACACCAAGCGTTAATACCGTTAACCAGCGCGAATTTGTCGTATAACAGCCATAGACCGGTGGTCATCTCGAGGAGCAACGAGTACGCAATGAATCGTGCAAAACCAAGCGAGTGCACCACTGCCCCCGCACTTCATGCTTCTACCGTTTGGGAAAATGAGCGACAAGCGTCGTCGGTGAGTTAACACCCAACTGGCGCGAGCCGCTACTACCCGGTCGGAAAAATAGCGAAGAGTGCCGCGAGACAAACCCGAGCGTAAATACACCTTACCGCACCGAGCGATGGGGGCTTGTGCGATGAACGACTCCAGCCAACGAAGGCCTTCGCGAACGATCACTATAGCTCCCACCGAGACTCGTTTGTTGAGTGCGGCCATACTCGGGAACGAGAAACGGGTGGCTGAAAGCCATTAAAGCCCGCTAACTCATTATCAGTCTTGCCTAGCATTTCTATACCCTCACAGAATTGTCTCTCGTCCTTCCGCACGCATGCGTTCCGCTTTCGCTTCTCACATGTTATTCTCGCGGCAAATCAGAAAAGCCACCACATCGGGAACGACAGCTTTAACGTACAAAAGTGGCCGACCGAAACGACAAAACCCGCGCCAATGTCCCGTAGTCTTATAGGCAGCCAACTTAAGGGCGATACACCAAGCGTTAATACCGTTAACCAGCGCGAATTTGTCGTATAACAGCCATAGACCGGTGGTCATCTCGAGGAGCAACGAGTACGCAATGAATCGTGCAAAACCAAGCGAGTGCACCACTGCCCCCGCACTTCATGCTTCTACCGTTTGGGAAATTGAAAACGCGCGTCCGTCGGTGCCACAAAGTCTCCTGGTAAGACGCGCGCAAACAACCCGGTCGGAAAAATAGCGAAGAGTGCCGCGAGACAAACCCGAGCGTAAATACACCTTACCGCACCGAGCGATGGGGCTTGTGCGATGAACGACTACGGCCAACGAAGGCCTTCTCGAACGATCACTATAGCTCCCACCGAGACTCGTTTGTTGAGTGCGGCCATACTCGGGAACGAGAAACGGGTGGCTGAAAGCCATTAAAGCCCGCTAGCTCATTATCAGTCTTGCCTAGCATTTCCGTACCCTCACAGAATTGTCTCTCGTTCTTATCCGCAGTTGCCTTCCTTTTCTACCGTTCAAAAACCTTCGTTCTTTCGCTTTTGCCGAGCCTCGATTAAGATCAGGCGTGCTCTCCTTCtctactctctctctctttcctcGTTCAATTGACTTGCCTCTAGGCTCACACCATTCGGTGAAGGGACATTCACCCCGTTCACTTCGCGGTTCAGTCGTCTCTTCTTCCGCGCCTTGGCATTAGAATTGACGCCGACCATCGAATCGTTTGCAATTTGAATGGTAGTAGTGAATACTACCCTCCTTTCATCGTTTCTACTGTCGTCGATCGCATGGGGCTAAACTAGCGAGAGCAAAGCCGCGATCCAAGctgtgaaaaataaaatttcggGCGATAGGCTTCAGTGAAACCCAGGCCGCCGAAAGGCCTTTTCAATCACGACGGTCTCATTCGGACGTTTGGGCGGATCGTGGTTGAAAACAATCGCATCCCTAGGCCGCCGAATGGCCTATTCTCTCACGACGGTCTCGTTCGGACGTTTGGGTGGATCGTGGGTGAAAACAATCGCATCCCTAGGCCGCCGAATTGCCTATTCTACTCACGACGGTCTCGTTCGGACGTTTGGGCGGATCGTGGGTGAAAACAATCGCATCCCTAGGCCGCCGAATGGCCTATTCTCTTCACGACGGTCTCATTCGGACGTTTGGGCGGATCGTGGTTGAAAACAATCGCATCCCTAGGCCGCCGAATGGCCTATTCTCTTCACGACGGTCTCGTacggatatttttttttaggggagCGCGGGTGAACAATCACTCCCCACAGGCCCTCCGTAAGGCCTCAATTTATTTGTCTCGTTCGTGCGGTTTTTAGGGAGAGCGCTAGGTGAACAATCACTCTCCCAGGCCCACCGACGGGCCAATTCTCTCACGTCGGTCTCCTTCGGAAGTTTTTAGGGGAGCGTGGGTAAATAATCACTCCCCGGGCCCACCGAAAGGCCACAGTACGGTCTGCCAACTCCGTACAAGCGCATTTTCCTCAGAAAATGGCCCGGCTCTTCTCTTTAGCCGTAGGAAGGGGCGCCACCCTTAAGGTGTCTCGTTGCCATTTCTTGATTTCTATATTTACCCTTATAGTCAAGACCGAGACACCACcttccatatatatggaaaacACGCCAGGTAGTTTGGATATCATATTAGCCGATTTTTCCTAGAAAAAAGGCCGGCGACCAACGCCGCAAGTCGCCGGCGTTCTCGCCATCAATTATCGGTCATTTTACCGGCTCTTTTCCTTATTTCCAGCCGGCGACCAACGCCGCACGTCGCCGGCGTTCTCGCCATCAATTATCGGTCATTTTACCGGCTCTTTTCCTTATTTCCAGCCGGCCACATGACGCTCAAAGGCCGCCCAATTTCATCCTCCAAAGCCGTTGGGACTCTGAAAATTTTTCATCCTCAATTTTCACCCATGTTTTTTCTCATTCTTAGCCGGCCACCAAACGCTCGGCTTCCACCCAATTTCTCCATCAAGTCCCGTAGGgactttgaaaatttttcatctCAACTTTCTACCGGCTCATCCACTTTTCTAGCCGGCAAGATGGCAACCATCCACCGCCCGGCATTCACTCCAAAAGCCGTagggacttagaaaatttttcatctcAATTTCAGAGAGGTAGCCTCTCctatatatggaaaagcatGCTTGCATTAGGCATaccataatatttttttccaactttttctCCACCGGCACTTTTCGACTTTCTCAGCCGGCTCCAAACGTTTCTGGCGCCGCCCAATGTTAGCTCAGAGAGCCATcgggacttagaaaaattttcaatcgaaCCATCATCCGGCATCATGGATATTCCAGGCGGCAGGACGGCTACCATCCACCGCCCGGCATTCACTCCAAAAGCCGTagggacttagaaaatttttcatctcAATTTCAGAGAGGTAGCCTCTCctatatatggaaaagcatGCTTGCATTAGGCATaccataatatttttttccaac comes from the Daphnia magna isolate NIES unplaced genomic scaffold, ASM2063170v1.1 Dm_contigs570, whole genome shotgun sequence genome and includes:
- the LOC123469324 gene encoding uncharacterized protein LOC123469324 — translated: IKGVAFHALGARVSKPDSLHGRTTSPEWWPVGRVVSVRVAFRFLPLRGSLRRGGGDRSRSVDAVRSTQSIVRGALHRVSRAAGNVYFEQIRVLKAGVSQRLNIAAWNDGIGPRSDFAAKAFAKNVFLDQERKLEVRRRSDTALVLTINDANQQSVGVTPMTRRAASGKPKSLGSGGSMVAKLKLKGIDGRAPPGVEPAA